AAAGGAGTTTCAGGAGTGGAAATAGACTCAAGAGTGAATAGTGGAATCTGAGGAGACATGAATTTGATCGAATATctttttcatccttggtggGGGCAATTGCTACTCGGTAAGCTGAGAGGAGGGAGGGGACTGTGGGGCAGGAAATGAAAGGGAGGCTTGACTGATGGCCTGAATTGCATTGGAAATAGTTAAGGGGCAGGTAAATCCACACCAAACCGTACCCACCGTGACTAAAACCACGCCTAGGCCTCATAAGTCACAACCCATTAGTCCTTTCACACCACCAAATATAACTGGGACTGACCCCAATTCTCCTTGGTGCACTGATGCACACATATTCATGAGCCTCCCTTAGCCACCTCTCTGTTTCCTGCATTATTGGCTTTAATCAAAAGCAGAGGGACATTATTAGTCTGATTCCACCTGTAGATTGTGTACTACTAGCATGGTAGTAAATACAAATAGATGCAGGACGGCTGAAGAATCACTAGGCAAGTCTTGTGACTAAGCCAGCACTTTTTGCACTAGCATATCTCTAGAATGAGAATCTACTTGCATATGAAGCTGCACAAATTCATTTCACAAGTATGCAATTGGCATTTTTTCCGTCACTGCTTCAAATAGAATCCAGATCAGAGTACTATAGGTAGCACAATAGGTGAAATAGAAACTACACGTCTATCACACCTTGAATTTGGGGTTTCAAGATCATATAGCCCTTAAAGAGAAATTTTGCAAGGAGAGCCATAAGAGAATCCATGTAAAAAGTGGGGTAATAATGAGAATTAACATTGAGCCAATAAACAAGGCTTGTTGTCCGATGCATAATGTGCTGGATGGTGTGGCTGCAATGATTATCTAGCTCtaaattttcaattatgaatgTAGCAGATTCTTAAAGCATAGTTAGGATTTTATTCCACCGACCTGCATAACCGGGCATGTGTTATAGAAGCTTAGGGTCAACAATTGTTGAATTTCCAGGGGCATATCACAGATCTGTCGACCCATATGGCACCAGTTTTGAAATACACACAGGACATATTTTACAGATCAACTAATCGTCATCTACACCCAACAACTGAACCAGAAACGGTACCAGGATACCACATGAAGAGTAAACAAATGATATCAAAACCTAAAATATAACGACAAATGAAGCACAGTTTAAGGACTTCAATGCTTAAACTACCGTGTTAGGTGCAATAGAAGTTTCCTGACATAATTCTAAGGTTACCATAAAACAATAACTAATTCAACACCAAACTCATACTCAATCCAAAATCTTGAGAAGCCTGTTCCCCTACCCGATTACAGCTAATAAATTTGATAGACGAAAGATGTTTCACTCTACAGTAAGCAAGGCATCATAGCAGCCTAATAGCAGCGATGAAAAATAATATCCACGTATTTTTGTAATGGCCATCACGGGTTTGGAAACAGCACTGCAGATGCTATTCGAAACTAGGGAATTCATACTCGTTCATAGCTGGGGAAACCACTTTTTAAGTATTGATCATCAGCTGTATGTTCATCAGGACGAAACTACCATGACTTTTTTGAGCATTTTGGTCAGTTATTAGCATGAAGGAATCGAGACCAAGTGGCAAATCAATCCCGCCAAATAAGCACTAGTGGCTTCTTTGCTTCTGAAGCATCCCACATTAGGTTCATCGTCTGGTTTCACTTATACTCAAGCATGGAATTCAATCTTGCTTAACTGCACACGGCATGAATGTAGTCATCAGGAAAGGAGCGATCAAACAAAGAGAAAATAGAACGTGGTTAAGTTCAGAAAATTACTCAACATCTTCATGCCTTGTTCAATATAACCTTCCATTTCCCGAATTCTTGATGGAGATGCATGGCAGCGTTCCTCATTGTGGTTCTACCAATGTTTGATGTATCAAAATTGCAATAAGAAGAAggataaccttttttttttttttttttatacattaGCAGGTTTAGATCATGTCACAtaacatgaattcaaatttgaaattcaaattatcAGTTTTGGTGCAAAGTACAATTCTGATACTTGAGGATCGTCAGAATTACTCTTGGGCTGGGATACTCCTTCTAGCCCAAATACAAGATTTTCTTGCTGATATAACATACTTCCTACCCTGATGTAAATTTAGAACAGATATACTTTGATGATTGGATCTGCCAAATGCTTGATTAGCAAGCATGATTACGTACAAGTCACAAGATTAACAGCTATTTGTCCAGTCACATACCTATGCAGATTAATATAATCGACAACGACCTGAAGACAGACAAAACATTCATTACAGATACCATCAACTCTGGATGGCAAAATACGCAACGGGAAACCTTAATCTTGTCTCTTCTATAAGGTAGAAGGGCTCAGGAAGCAAAGTAGGCACAAGAAGATCACCATTTCAATTTACTGGAAAAGGATTAAAACCGCTTCGCACCAGAACCTCCACCGGCTCAAAAAGTGGTTTGGGAAGGTGATTCCAATCATACCAATCCCATCCGTCACATTTCTCAGGCTCTAGATTTTGAGGTTGCTGGTTGTCATCCACTAGAACTGCGCGTATGAAGATGCAAACAAGATGCACTAGTTTAGCTCTTTCTGAGAATACATTGTTTGTGACAGTTAAATACTCTGTTTTCCTGACGTCCAGTCCAGTTTCCTCCTTCACCTCCCTAGCTGCACATTCCTCAAAGCTTTCCCCTAAAGCCGGAACACAAAAAGCACTTACTAATTTTTGTTGTAGAACTGCAAGAATATCATGTGGTAAAGTTCCATTTCCCATACTAGTCCGTTAACGGATTGTAAATAAGTGATcaccaggaaaaaaaaaaaggatcaatGCTACGAGCAAAACACTCAAACGTAGATCAGAATTGCGTTACAGACTCGCACAATCTTCCCATAAATCAGTATAATGCTTAGTGAATCTTGACGAACTCAATAGGTTTTATGGAAGCATCCACATACAAAAGTTCACTTGTGAAATAAACTTATAATACAAGTATACAACTATCTTGCAAACCCCTGCAGTTAATGTCCACAAAGCAAACAAAAAAGGCCAACGCAGCAAAGGTTTTCATTTAACTGATTTCTAGCTACTTTATTTCAGAGTTTTATCTCCACTTGGCATTCTATGTAGGAAGCTAAACTGAGATCAATGTCATTAAAATCGAATTAATTACAAGTACAAATTACCATTAATCATGTAATTCTAGTCCTACTATTAGGGAAGAGAAAACAGAAATGCAGGTCACTTGAACTTGAAAACAGAAACATCCTCTTCAGCACCATTCGGAGAActtttgcagcccaaaacaCTGCTTATAACCTGTTTAGCAACTTATGTCCCAACTAGGAGGCATGGGCCGCGCGTCGCGCGGCGACAATTTATAATGGATGCCCATAAAGAATATATAGTGGGtatataatttgaaaaataaaaacgTGATATTATTGTATGTAATAAGTGGGTGCCATAGATTCTTTCGGGTGGCATGATGCCA
This portion of the Coffea eugenioides isolate CCC68of chromosome 11, Ceug_1.0, whole genome shotgun sequence genome encodes:
- the LOC113751426 gene encoding nudix hydrolase 1-like is translated as MENDALPTLNSVPPPPPMPVVGVGVFVLKGDRVLLGRRRVSVGYNTFALPGGHLEFGESFEECAAREVKEETGLDVRKTEYLTVTNNVFSERAKLVHLVCIFIRAVLVDDNQQPQNLEPEKCDGWDWYDWNHLPKPLFEPVEVLVRSGFNPFPVN